One Suncus etruscus isolate mSunEtr1 chromosome 13, mSunEtr1.pri.cur, whole genome shotgun sequence genomic region harbors:
- the PLEKHA8 gene encoding pleckstrin homology domain-containing family A member 8 isoform X1 produces the protein MKHPIVPIHNSWERQMELNNCENGSLIMEINGDEETLMKNQSPLYLKSAEKDRHRARAENTNNALTGEVMKNNEEENLGVLVSSPTQPDSDRTGQSPESYWGEDQEVIPTFFSVMNTSFSDIELLEDSGIPTEAFLSSCYAVVPVLDKLGSTVFAPVKMDLVGNIKKVNQKFITNREEFSTLQKIVLHEVEAGVAQLRNSATEALLWLKRGLKFLKGFLTEVNNGERDIQIALNNAYGKTLRQHHGWVVRGVFAL, from the exons ATGAAACATCCTATTGTACCGATTCATAATTCATGGGAAAG ACAAATGGAGTTAAACAATTGTGAAAATGGATCTTTAATTATGGAAATCAATGGTGATGAGGAAACACTGATGAAAAATCAGAGCCCCTTATATTTGAAATCTGCAGAGAAAGATCGCCATCGAGCAAGAGCAGAAAATACGAATAATGCTCTAACAG GTGAAGTAATGAAGAACAACGAAGAGGAAAACCTGGGGGTTCTTGTCAGCAGCCCGACACAGCCTGACTCTGACCGCACAGGTCAGTCTCCAGAGTCCTACTGGGGAGAAGACCAAGAAGTCATCCCAACCTTCTTCAGTGTCATGAACACCAG CTTTAGTGACATTGAACTTCTGGAAGACAGTGGCATCCCCACTGAAgcctttttatcttcatgttatGCAGTGGTTCCAGTATTAG ACAAACTTGGTTCTACTGTGTTTGCTCCTGTTAAGATGGATCTTGTTGGGAACATTAAA AAAGTCAACCAGAAGTTCATCACCAACAGGGAGGAGTTCAGCACCCTGCAGAAGATAGTGCTCCATGAGGTGGAGGCGGGGGTGGCTCAGCTTAGGAACTCGGCCACAGAAGCCCTCTTGTGGCTGAAGAG agGTCTCAAGTTTTTGAAGGGGTTTTTGACAGAAGTGAACAATGGAGAAAGGGACATCCAGATAGCCTTGA acaaCGCGTATGGTAAAACGTTACGGCAACATCACGGCTGGGTTGTCCGAGGGGTTTTTGCG